The Streptomyces sp. M92 nucleotide sequence GGAGTTGGTGAGCGCGCTGCGCGACGCCGGTACGACGGTGCTGCTGACCACGCACTACCTGGAGGAGGCCGAGAACCTCGCCGACCGGCTCGCGATCATGCACGAGGGCCGGATCGCCGCCACCGGCACCCCGGCGGAGGTGACCGCCTCGCAGCCGTCCCGGATCACCTTCGAACTGCCCGACGGCTACTTCGTGGGCGACCTGCCGCCCCTGGGCGAACTGGGCGTGAGCGACCACGAGGTGGACGGCCGGCTGATCCGGCTCCGCACCTGCGAGCTCCAGCGCGCGGCCACCGGGCTGCTGACCTGGGCCGAACGGGCCGGCGTCGAGCTGCGCCGGCTGGACGTGCGGTCGGCGTCCCTGGAGGAGGCGTTCCTGCGGATCGCGAAGGAGGCCTCCGGGAAGGACGCCTCCGCGCGGAGCGCTTCCGCGCAGGCCGCCGACGCCTCCGACGCCACGACGAAGAAGGAGTACGCGGCATGAGCGCCACGGAGACCAAGACCCCCGCGGCGCGCGCCGCCAAGGGCCCGGCCACCACACCGATGAGCCGGATGACGGCGCTCGCCCGCGCCGAAATGACCCTGCTGGGACGGAACAAGGGCACCGTCTTCGCCTCGCTGTTCGTGCCGCTGGTGCTGCCGCTCAGCGTGTACTCGGCGTCCCAGGAGATGGACCTCGCCGAGGTCGGGCTGACCCCCGGCATGCTGGTGCTGCCCGCCGCGGTCGGCTTCTCCCTGCTGTTCGCCGTCTACTCCTCCCTCGTCGGCGTCTTCGTCGTCCGGCGCGAGGAGCTCGTCCTCAAGCGGCTGCGCACCGGCGAACTCCGGGACGTCGAGATCCTCAGCGGCTCCGCGATGCCGGCCGTGCTCGCCGGACTCGTGCAGAGCCTGCTGCTCGCCGTGGGCTGTGCCGTCCTGCTGGACCTGTCCACGCCGTCCGCGCCCCACCTCGCCGTGCTCGGTCTGCTGCTGGGCCTCGTGATGTGCGCCGCGCTCGCCGCCGTCACCGCGAGTTTCACCCGTACCGGGGAGAGCGCGCAGGTCACACCGCTGCCGTTCACGTTCGTCTCGATGATCGGCTCCGGCATGTTCGTACCGCTGGACCTCTTCCCCGACCAGGTGGCCTCCGTCTGCGAGCTGCTGCCGCTGACGCCCGTCGTCACCCTGGTCCGCGGCGGCTGGGCCGGCGACCTCTCGGCCGCCGAGGCGCTGGGCGCCGTGGCGACGGCGGTGGCCTGGACCGTGGTCGCGGTGTTTGCTGTACGGCGGCGGTTCCGGTGGGAGCCGCGGCACTGACGAGCGGGGCGAACGGGATGAGCGAGGGCATGCGCAGGCCGAGGCGCTGGTGGGGGCGGAAGAGCACGCCGGCGAAGGTGGAGACGTACACCCGGTGGTCGTTCCACTTCTTCGGGCTCGCGGAGATCGCCGCCGCAGGGGTGTCCGCGTTCAGTCAGGTCGACGCGCGGCTCGCGGCCGTGCTCTTCCTGGCGGTCACCGCACACGCCGTCGTCCTCATGGTGGTCGCGTCCCGGACCCTGGACTGGGAGCTCGGCCTGCGGAAGAAGCCCGTGCGACCGCTGTGGGTCCTCGCCGTCCTCACCATGGTGATCGCAGCCGCCGCACTGACCTTCGCCAAGCGCGGGCCGGACAACGACGCCGCCGCCGCGGCGGCGGGTGGCGTCTTCGGGTGTGTCGTGACCATCGGATCCGGTGTCCTCGCCCTCGGGGTGCGCAGCCACCGGCACACCGCCGCGCTCGTGCTCGGTGTCGCGACCGGAACCGGAGCCCTGTCGCTCGTGCTGGGCGCTCCGGTCCCCGCCGCTCTGTTCACCGCGGGCGTGGTGCTCGTGGGCGGCGGCTTCATCTCCTTCACCTGCGTGTTCTCCGTGTGGCTGCTCAACGCGGTATACCAGCTCGACGAGGCGCGGGAGACCCGCGCCCGGCTCGCCGTCGCCGAGGAGCGGCTGCGGTTCGGCCGCGACCTGCACGACGTGATGGGACGGAACCTGGCGGTGATCGCCCTCAAGAGCGAACTGGCCGTCCAGCTGTCCCGGCGCGGCCGGTCCGAGGCGGTGGAGCAGATGATCGAGGTGCAGCGCATCGCCCAGGAGTCGCAGCGGGAGGTCCGGGACGTCGTGCGCGGCTACCGGGAGGCCGCCCTGGAGGTCGAGCTCGCCGGTGCCCGGGGCGTGCTCTCGGCGGCCGGCATCGACGCGGTGGTCACCGGCGAGACGGCCGGGCTGCCCCCCGAGGTCCAGTCGGCGCTCGGCTGGGTGGTGCGGGAGGCGACGACCAACGTGCTGCGGCACGGGAACGCGCAGAAGTGTGCCGTCGCGGTACGAGTTTCGGAGGGACGTGCGGTGCTGACGGTGGAGAACGACGGCGTGGCGGAGGTGACCGACGACGGCGGTGCCGCGCGGCCGGGCGGCTCCGGGCTCGCGGGACTGCGGGAGCGGCTGGCCGCCGTGGACGGCACGCTGGAGGCCGGGAGCGCGGGCAAGGGCGTGTTCCGGCTGAGGGCCGAGGTCCCGCTGCCCGCGTCCGCCGGGGCGGGCGTGCTGGAGGCCGCGTCGTGACGATGCCCGTACGCGTGCTGCTCGCCGACGACGAGCACCTCATCCGCGGGGCGCTGGCCGCCCTGCTCTCCCTGGAGGAGGACCTCACCGTGGTCGCCGAGGCGGCCACCGGGCCGGAGGCGCTGGCGATGGCGCGGGCCCACGAACCGGACGTCGCCGTACTGGATCTCCAGATGCCCGGCGCGGACGGTGTGAAGGTCGCCACATCGCTGCGGGCCGAGCTGCCCGCCTGCCGGGTGCTGATCGTGACCAGCCACGGGCGGCCCGGCCATCTGAAACGGGCGCTCGCGGCGGGGGTGCGCGGCTTCGTGCCCAAGACGGTCAGCGCCCAGCGGCTCGCCGAGCTGATCCGCACCGTGCACGCCGGAAACCGTTACGTCGACCCCGAGTTGGCGGCCGACGCGATCTCCGCCGGGGACTCGCCGCTGACCGCGCGGGAGGCCGAGGTGCTGGAGCACGCCGCCGACGGGGCGCCCGTCGCGGAGATCGCCGAGCGGGCCGCGCTCGCCGAGGGCACCGTGCGGAACTACCTGTCGTCGGCCGCGAGCAAGCTCGGCGCGGAGAACCGGCACGCGGCGGTGCGGCTCGCGAGGGAGCGGGGTTGGGTATAGTGGCTGTCGCGCCACGGGGAAACCCACGGCGCGGAGTGCGAACGTAGCTCAGTTGGTAGAGCGCAACCTTGCCAAGGTTGAGGTCGCGAGTTCGAACCTCGTCGTTCGCTCCATGTGAGGAAGCCCCCGGTCCGGCCGGGGGCTTCTTCGTGTCTGCGGTCCGTTCTACGACCAGCTGAGGCCGGTCAGGCGCTCGTAGGCCTCCACGTACTTGGCGCGGGTGGCGTCCACGACCTGCCGGGGCAGCGGCGGCGGGGGCCGCTCGCTCTTCCGGTCCCAGCCGGACTCCGCCGAGGTCAGCCAGTCCCGGACGAACTGCTTGTCGTACGACGGCTGCGCGCGGCCCGGCCGCCACTGGTCGGCCGGCCAGAAGCGGGAGGAGTCCGGGGTGAGCACCTCGTCGGCGAGGATCAGGTCGTCGCCGTCGAGGCCGAACTCGAACTTGGTGTCGGCCAGCACGATGCCGCGTTCGCGGGCGACGTCCCGGGCGCGGGAGTAGACGGCGAGGGTGGCCTGGCGCAGGCGGGCCGCGGTGTCCGCGCCGACCTGATGGGCGACCTGCTCGTAGGAGACGTTCTCGTCGTGCTCGCCGACCTCCGCCTTGGTGGCCGGGGTGAAGATCGGGGCGGGCAGCTCCGAGCCGTCGACGAGGCCCTCGGGCAGCGCGAGGCCGCAGACGGTACGGGTCTCGTCGTACTCGGCCAGCCCGGAGCCGGTGAGGTAGCCGCGGGCCACGCACTCCACGGGGACCATCCGCAGCGACTTGCAGACCAGGGCGCGGCCCTCCCAGTCGGCGGGGGCGCCCGGGGGCAGCTCGGTGCTCAGGACGTGGTTCGGGACCAGGTCGGCGAGTTGCTCGAACCACCACAGGGAGAGCTGGGTGAGGACCCGGCCCTTGTCGGGGATCTCGGTCGGCAGCACCCAGTCGTAGGCGGAGATGCGGTCGCTGGCGACCATCACGAGGTCGCCCGCCTCGTTCTGGTACAGCTCGCGCACCTTGCCGGTGTGCAGATGCACCAGACCCGGAACCTGGAGCGGCTCGGGCTTTTCGACGAATCCGGACACGGTTCCTCCCCGTGGTTCTGTCCAATGCTCTGATTGTCCCGTACGTCGCGGGGAAGGGGGACGGCGGGGCGGTGGGGGCCGGGGTCGGTCAGTCCCGTTTGCAGATGCGGTCCAGGAGGTTGGCGGTGGCCCGCTGGACGCGCGGGTCGACGTGGCCCGGGCGGTCCAGGGCCGGGGACCAGGCGAACGTCCCGGACGCGAAGACCCAGGCGCCCGACGGCGCCCGGTACAGCGATGTCTCCTGGTGGCGGCGGGCGCCGTCCGCGTCGGTGTAGGGGCTGTGCGCCAGCAGGACCCGCTCGTCGTGCTCGGGGAGCGGGGCGCGCGGGAAGTAGCGGTCGGCCTCGCCGGCGACCAGGTCCTCGATCTCGTCGCCCTCGTGGGCGCCGGTCGCCTCCCACAGCCAGTGCCCGGCGTTGCGGACGATCATCGGGTGGGGCTCGGGGACGCGGCCGGCGTACTGGATGCCGAGGAGCTGCTGCTCGGGCCGGTCGATCTCCCGCCACAGCACCGGCTTGCCCGGCCCCTTGCGCTTGCGGCAGGTCAGCAGGCGGTCGGGGGCGCCGGACGGGGACGGGCCGAGCTCCACCTGCCAGTACATGGTGTTGGCGGAGAGGAAGACCAGGGAGGTGCCGTGCTCGCGGGCGAGTTCCGTGGTCCGGCGCATCGGGACGGACCAGTACTCGTCGTGCCCGGGGAAGACCAGGCCCCGGTAGCGGGAGGGGTCGATGCGGCCGGAGTGCAGGTCGCGGGCGTCGGCGTAGGCGAGGTCGTAGCCGTAGCGCTCGGCGAAGCGGATGAAATCGTAGGCGTGGCCGACGTGCAGGGGGAGCCCGGCGCCCGCGTACGGACGGTCGAAGGAGACGGTCGTCGCGGCGTCCGCCTCGCCCAGCAGGCGGCCCTCCTCGTCCCAGGCGTGGTACAGGCTGGCGCCGGTGCGGCCGTCCTCCGGGTAGAGGTTGTACGCCTGCCAGGTGACGTCCGGCAGGAGGAGCAGCAGGTCGGCGGGGTGGCTGTCGCGGACCGTGAACGGCACGTGGGAACGGTGGCCGTCGGCGGTGGTCAGGACGGCGACGTACGCGCCGATGTTCCAGTACGACGGGATCTGCAGCCGCCAGGACAGCCACCAGTGGTGGCAGGAGACCGTGCGGTCGGCGGTGAGCGGCGAGGGCTGGACGATGCCGGACAGCCGGGGGCTGGTGGTGATCTTGGCGGCGCCGTCACCGCCGTAGTGGCCGATGCGGTAGACGTCGACGCTGAACTCCTGCGGCGGGTCGACCGTGATGTGGAAGTCGATGGCCTCGCCGGGGGCGGCGGCTCCGGTGGCGGTGAAGCCCTTGATCTGGCGGCGGACGTCGTCGGCGGCGCGCGGGCCGCCGCCGTCGGTGCGCCACTCGCGGTACCTGGTGCCGGGCGGGCCCGGTGTGCCGTCCGTGTCCGGTGCGGCGTCCGGGTCCGCGTACCAGGCGACGACCTGGCCGGTGTCGCCGAAGTACGTCTCGCCGCCGCGCAGCCAGGGGACGGGCCCCTGTCCGAAGGGGTCCGTGACGGCGTGCGCGAGTGCGCCGGACTCCCAGCGGCGGATCTGCTCGGGCCCCATGGGACAGCCCCCTCCCTCGTGCCCCCGTGGTCGTGCGTATGACGAACGCCTTTGCCATGTGCGCGATCGGTCCCAGCACATCACATTTCGCGCGCGCGCTGTCACTGTTCGTCGCGAAGTGGCCGAAAGTGGAATTCAGAGGTCCGCTTTGAATGGGACGGGACGGGGCGGGGCGGCGACGAGGTGTCGCCGGTGCGCGAGGGCGATGTCTGGGGTTCGGGGCGAGGTCCGGCCGGGTCAGGGTGGGGTCCGGGCCCGGTCCGGGTCGGGGTCCGGGTCCGGTCCGGGTCCGGTCCGGGTCAGACGAGGGCGGGGCGGGGCGGTGACGAGGTGTCGCCGGTGCGCGAGGGCGATGTCTGGGATCCGGGGCAGGGTCCGGTCCAGGTCAGGTGGGGTCCGGGCCGGGTCCGGGTCCGGGCCCGGTCCCGGGTCCGGGTCCGGGTCCGGGTCCGGGTCAGACGAGGCGTACCGGCTTCTCGGGGCGCACGCCGAGTTCGGCCAGCCAGGTGCGCAGCGGGTCCGGGTCGCCGGTCTCCACGAGGCTGCGGACGTGGGGGGCCAGGTCGGTGGCCCGGGCGCCGTCGACCAGGAGGGACGGTCCGTCGAGCCAGTCGAGGCCGGGGGCCGCGCCGGCGGTGTCCATCGCCGAACAGCACACCATCGCGGTGATGTGGGCGGTGAGGATCTCGCGTCCGGTTCGCGGGGGCTGCAAGGGGAGGAGGGGGAGTGCGCGGTCGTCCCAGAGAGCGGTGTCCGGGGCCACCGGTCCGGCGTCCGCCCCGGAGGAAGCGGTCGGTACCTGGGCTCCGGAGGGCTGTGCCCGTGCCTCCTCGCGGGCCAGCTCGGCACTGAGCCCGGCGGCGAGGGCGGCACCGCGGGAGGTGGTGCCGGCGAGGTCGTCATCGTCGTCGGGGGTGAGGGTGATGCCGGTGTCGCCGGTGTCGATGTCGGTGCCGGACTCGGTCGCCGGGTCTCCCGTACGGGCGGGGCCGTCCGGGGACGTGGTCGTGAGGTGGTCCAGGACGCGGGACAGGGTCGGGCCGTCCGTGCCCGGTGCTGCGGCTCCCTCAGCGGCGCGGCGGACACCCAGGGTGTCGAGGACGCGGTGCAGGCGGGCGGCGTCCGTGCGCCAGGTCCGGTCGACGACCTCCTCGGAATACTCCTCCCACCCGACCGGCGCCCAGTCCGGGCCGGTCTCGGCGGGTCCACCGTGGAAGAGGCGCGCGGCCAGGAGCGAGACCGCCTCGTCCACCGCCCCGGGCTCCTCCAGCAGATCGCAGGCGGGACGCTCGCCGAGGCGGGAGGCGAAGCCCTCGGCCAGCCGGTCCCGGCGGGACAGCTCCGTGAGCGCGGCGACGACGCCCACGTCCAGCCGGGAGGGCCAGCGGCCCATCCGCCAGGCGGGCAGCGCGACCCGGGTCAGCAGCCGGTCCCAGCCCGCGTAGGCGAGCCCGACCTGCTCCTGCGCGACGATCCGCAGACCGTAGTCCACAGCCTGTGCACGCTCCGCGGCGGCCGCGGCGACCCCGCGCTCCATCTCGGCCACGTGCACCCGGCAGCTGCGCAGCAGGAGCCGGGACACCCAGCCGAGGCCCGCGCCGACCGCACGGGACAGCGGCCCCCGCCCGACGTCCGACGCCGCCGCCACCGCCGCGTCCAGGCCCCGTATGAAACGGCGGGCCGCGGCTATGTCGGGGTGGGCGGAGGGCCCCGTGCCGGCGACGACCGGGGCGAGGACGGCGCGCAGCTCTCCCACCCGCATCCACCACAGGAAGGGCGAGCCGATGACGAGGACGGGCGCGGAGGCACTCCGGCGCCGGGCGGGTCCGCCCGGTCCGGGCACGTCGTCGTGCTCCTGGGCGGACGGCGGACCGTGGGCCGGGTGGTTGCGGTCCTCCAGCCAGCTGTCGCAGTCCGGGGTGAGGGCTATCGCGGAGGGGGCGGGGACGTCGAGCCGGTCGGCCAGGTCGCGGACCATCCGGTAGAGGTCGGGGGCCGACTCCTCGGCGACCGCGACCGTCGGCGTGACGGCGGGCCGGGAGCGAGTGACGACCAGGGCGACCGCGGCGGCGGCCGCCAGGACGAGGAGCGCGAGCACGGACACGGCCCAGCGGACGGCGTCCCAGCCCCCGCCCACCAGGTGCCCGGTCCAGCCGCCCGCCAGCAGGATCACGGCGGCGGCAGCGGGCAACAGGGCGACGGCGAGCGCCCGGCCGCGGATGCGCAGCACGGCCAACGCCCGGGAACGCGCGGCCTGCGCTCCCAGCTCCACTCCACCACCGATACCGGTCACGACCGGACCTCACCCCCTCCTCGCTGTCCTGTCCGTCCAGGGCTGTCCTGCTGCTCTCCCGCTCTTGCTCACTCACCCCACTGTGGCACCCGCCACTGACATCGCAATGCCGGTGGGCCAAGTGCCGGACGCTTGCGCGGCACCCTAGTTGGGGGTCGTGCACCCGTCAGCCGTATAGCCCATCGGTCACTCGATGGAATGGCTTTGGGGAAAGGTGGGTGACAGACGGCAAGGGTCAGGCCCCGGCTCCTGAGACGGAGCCGGGGCCTGTCGGGTTCGCGGTTCGCGGTTCGCGGTTCGCGGTTCGCGGTTCGCGGTGCGGGTTACGCGCCCGCCGCCTTCGCCGCGATGTCCGTGCGGTGCTGGGAGCCGTCGAGGCCGATGCGGGCGACGGCCCGGTACGCGCGGTCGCGGGCCTCGGTGAGGTCGGTCCCGGTGGCGGTGACGGACAGGACGCGGCCGCCGGCGCTGACGACCGCGTCGCCCTCGCGCCGGGTGCCGGCGTGCAGGACGTAGGCGTGCGGGGCGTCCTGGGCGGCGACCTCGTCGAGGCCGGTGATGGGGTCACCGGTGCGCGGGGTGCCGGGGTAGTTGTGGGAGGCGACGACAACGGTGACGGCCGCGTCGTCGCTCCAGCGCAGCGGCTCCAGGTCGGCGAGGTTGCCGGTGGCGGCGGCCATCAGCAGACCGGCGAGCGGGGTCCGCAGCCGGGCCAGCACGACCTGGGTCTCGGGGTCGCCGAAGCGGGCGTTGAACTCGATCACGCGGACGCCGCGCGAGGTGATCGCCAGACCGGCGTACAGCAGCCCGGAGAACGGGGTGCCGCGTCGGCGCATCTCGTCGACGGTCGGCTGGAGGACGCTCTCGACGACCTCGTCGACCAGCTTGGGGTCGGCCCACGGCAGCGGCGAGTACGCGCCCATGCCGCCG carries:
- a CDS encoding sensor histidine kinase, with the translated sequence MRRPRRWWGRKSTPAKVETYTRWSFHFFGLAEIAAAGVSAFSQVDARLAAVLFLAVTAHAVVLMVVASRTLDWELGLRKKPVRPLWVLAVLTMVIAAAALTFAKRGPDNDAAAAAAGGVFGCVVTIGSGVLALGVRSHRHTAALVLGVATGTGALSLVLGAPVPAALFTAGVVLVGGGFISFTCVFSVWLLNAVYQLDEARETRARLAVAEERLRFGRDLHDVMGRNLAVIALKSELAVQLSRRGRSEAVEQMIEVQRIAQESQREVRDVVRGYREAALEVELAGARGVLSAAGIDAVVTGETAGLPPEVQSALGWVVREATTNVLRHGNAQKCAVAVRVSEGRAVLTVENDGVAEVTDDGGAARPGGSGLAGLRERLAAVDGTLEAGSAGKGVFRLRAEVPLPASAGAGVLEAAS
- a CDS encoding phosphoribosylaminoimidazolesuccinocarboxamide synthase, whose translation is MSGFVEKPEPLQVPGLVHLHTGKVRELYQNEAGDLVMVASDRISAYDWVLPTEIPDKGRVLTQLSLWWFEQLADLVPNHVLSTELPPGAPADWEGRALVCKSLRMVPVECVARGYLTGSGLAEYDETRTVCGLALPEGLVDGSELPAPIFTPATKAEVGEHDENVSYEQVAHQVGADTAARLRQATLAVYSRARDVARERGIVLADTKFEFGLDGDDLILADEVLTPDSSRFWPADQWRPGRAQPSYDKQFVRDWLTSAESGWDRKSERPPPPLPRQVVDATRAKYVEAYERLTGLSWS
- a CDS encoding response regulator transcription factor, giving the protein MPVRVLLADDEHLIRGALAALLSLEEDLTVVAEAATGPEALAMARAHEPDVAVLDLQMPGADGVKVATSLRAELPACRVLIVTSHGRPGHLKRALAAGVRGFVPKTVSAQRLAELIRTVHAGNRYVDPELAADAISAGDSPLTAREAEVLEHAADGAPVAEIAERAALAEGTVRNYLSSAASKLGAENRHAAVRLARERGWV
- a CDS encoding N,N-dimethylformamidase beta subunit family domain-containing protein, which gives rise to MGPEQIRRWESGALAHAVTDPFGQGPVPWLRGGETYFGDTGQVVAWYADPDAAPDTDGTPGPPGTRYREWRTDGGGPRAADDVRRQIKGFTATGAAAPGEAIDFHITVDPPQEFSVDVYRIGHYGGDGAAKITTSPRLSGIVQPSPLTADRTVSCHHWWLSWRLQIPSYWNIGAYVAVLTTADGHRSHVPFTVRDSHPADLLLLLPDVTWQAYNLYPEDGRTGASLYHAWDEEGRLLGEADAATTVSFDRPYAGAGLPLHVGHAYDFIRFAERYGYDLAYADARDLHSGRIDPSRYRGLVFPGHDEYWSVPMRRTTELAREHGTSLVFLSANTMYWQVELGPSPSGAPDRLLTCRKRKGPGKPVLWREIDRPEQQLLGIQYAGRVPEPHPMIVRNAGHWLWEATGAHEGDEIEDLVAGEADRYFPRAPLPEHDERVLLAHSPYTDADGARRHQETSLYRAPSGAWVFASGTFAWSPALDRPGHVDPRVQRATANLLDRICKRD
- a CDS encoding ABC transporter permease, with amino-acid sequence MSATETKTPAARAAKGPATTPMSRMTALARAEMTLLGRNKGTVFASLFVPLVLPLSVYSASQEMDLAEVGLTPGMLVLPAAVGFSLLFAVYSSLVGVFVVRREELVLKRLRTGELRDVEILSGSAMPAVLAGLVQSLLLAVGCAVLLDLSTPSAPHLAVLGLLLGLVMCAALAAVTASFTRTGESAQVTPLPFTFVSMIGSGMFVPLDLFPDQVASVCELLPLTPVVTLVRGGWAGDLSAAEALGAVATAVAWTVVAVFAVRRRFRWEPRH